The following proteins are co-located in the Elusimicrobiota bacterium genome:
- a CDS encoding CsgG/HfaB family protein, whose amino-acid sequence MKKAAALCAVLAFAACGTLKEYPFEQRRLAAVMPFAFTAAQKEFTPHASGLADALAGALVRTGRLRLIERARVDAALQELQLQQSGLTDSATASKVGKGLNASAVVLGSITSISVREEGRSVKIAEKTTRFVDVEVEARIVDVETGELLGSGRAAGKAESAEKHAFGGKLGTLATPDALIQQALQGVGEKLARDLAKSLPPR is encoded by the coding sequence ATGAAAAAAGCCGCCGCCCTCTGCGCCGTCCTCGCTTTCGCCGCCTGCGGGACGCTCAAGGAATACCCCTTCGAACAGCGCCGCCTCGCGGCGGTCATGCCCTTCGCCTTCACCGCCGCCCAGAAGGAGTTCACCCCCCACGCGAGCGGGCTTGCCGACGCCCTGGCCGGCGCCCTCGTGCGCACGGGCCGCCTGCGGCTCATCGAGCGCGCCCGCGTCGACGCCGCCCTCCAGGAGCTCCAGCTCCAGCAGAGCGGGCTCACCGACAGCGCGACGGCCTCCAAGGTGGGCAAGGGGCTCAACGCGAGCGCCGTGGTGCTGGGCTCGATCACCTCGATCTCGGTGCGCGAGGAAGGCCGCAGCGTGAAGATCGCCGAGAAGACGACGCGCTTCGTGGACGTCGAGGTCGAGGCGCGCATCGTGGACGTGGAGACCGGAGAGCTGCTGGGCTCCGGCCGGGCCGCCGGGAAGGCGGAGAGCGCCGAGAAGCACGCCTTCGGCGGCAAGCTCGGCACGCTCGCGACCCCGGACGCCCTCATCCAGCAGGCCCTCCAGGGCGTCGGCGAGAAGCTCGCCCGCGACCTCGCGAAGTCCCTGCCTCCCAGATGA
- a CDS encoding DUF190 domain-containing protein, whose protein sequence is MKTPSRQTLMRIYLEENDRFQGRPVYQAIVEAARQDGLGGAIVLKGVLGYGYKAEARAGKMIKHDDNPPVLIEIVDAEEKLKKFQPRLDEFIREALVTFQPVEALHYKLD, encoded by the coding sequence ATGAAGACCCCTTCCCGCCAGACGCTCATGCGCATCTACCTGGAGGAGAACGACCGCTTCCAGGGGCGCCCCGTCTACCAGGCCATCGTCGAGGCCGCCCGCCAGGACGGCCTGGGCGGAGCCATCGTCCTCAAGGGCGTGCTGGGCTACGGCTACAAAGCCGAGGCGCGCGCGGGCAAGATGATCAAGCACGACGACAACCCGCCCGTCCTCATCGAGATCGTCGACGCCGAGGAGAAGCTGAAAAAGTTCCAGCCGCGCCTCGACGAGTTCATCCGCGAAGCCCTCGTCACCTTCCAGCCCGTCGAAGCCCTCCACTACAAGCTGGATTAA